The genome window GTTTTCGCCGAACACCGGCGCCGCCACGGCGTACAGGTTTTCGGCGCTGACCGTTTTGTTGCCGTGAAAGGTGACGCGGCTGATGTTGAACTGCGGCGCCGTGGTGAAAAACAGGTACCCGTGGAACAGGCCGTACACCAGCACTGCGGCCAGCACGCATTTCGCACCCCAGTCGAGACCGATGCGCAACACCGTCTGCACGTTGACCTCGCGTTTCGGTGAGGTGCGGTAGCGCACGGCTTTCGTCTTCTGCCGCTTCGACCGCTGCGTGTGCGCCTGCTTCCAGCCGGAAGACCGGTTGCGCGGCGATGTGGAGGTGTAATCGACCATGATAAAATCTCAGTCCGTGTAATCGCGTTGTGCGGTTTTCAAAATTTCCAGTACCAGGTCGTCGAACGACAGGCCCGCCTCTTTCGCCGCCATCGGCAGCAGGCTGGTCGGCGTCATGCCCGGCACCGTGTTCATCTCCAGCACATATGGCACGCCGTCGTCGGAGAGGATGACATCGACGCGCGGGAAACCGCGTCCCTTCAGAATCTTGAACGTGCCGGTGGCCACCTGCTGGCAGGTTTCCCGTTCCACCATGGTCAACGCCGCCGGACAGAGGTACTCGGTCTTGCCTTGCGTGTACTTCGATTCGTAATCGTAGAACCCCGACTTGGGCCGGATGTGCACGATCGGCATCGGCTGTTCGCCGTGCATGCCGATGGCCAGCAGTTTGCCGTCGATGAACTGTTCGATCACCACTTCCTCCGTGTAGCGGAACGCCAGGTCGAGCGCCGCCTCGAACTCTCCCGCCTCGCGCACGATGGTGACGCCGAGGCTCGATCCCTGGTCCGACGGTTTCACCACCACCGGCAACTCCAACTGCCGCTGGAACGCGTCGCGTTCGCCCTGGCGCAGGACCTGGTACGGTGCCGTCGGGATGGCGTTCTGCATGAAAATCTCCTTGGAGGTGACCTTGTTGTAGGCCACCGCGCTGCCCAGCACGCCGGACCCGGTGTACGGGATGCCGGCGTATTCGAGAAGGCCCTGAATGGTGCCGTCCTCGCCGTAGGTGCCGTGCAGGGCGACGAATGCGAGGTCGATGGACGCTTCTTTGATCTTCGTCATCACATCGTGATCGGCGTCGATGCCGACCGCCTTCAGGCCCAGCCGCTGAATTGCGTTCAGCACTTCGCGGCCCGTGGTCAGCGACACCTCCCGTTCCTGCGACAGGCCGCCCATCAGGACGCCGATGGTTTTGTCGTTCAATGACTGCACACGCGTTCCCGGCTTTCTAAAAAATTACTGGTCCGCCCCCGACCCGGCCAAAGGTCGGGGCAAAGGAAGGAGGGGTGCCTTTGTGCTGCGGACCATATTCGGTTGTTCATGCGGGCGTCCCTCATTCCACCCGCGTTTTCATTCCACTCAATCCCAGTCGCCGGTGACCACGATCTCGGTTTCGAGATCGATGCCGGTTTTGTCTTTCACCACCTTCTGCACGGTTTCGATCAACTCCAGGATGTCGGCGGCTGCGGCTCCGCCCTGGTTGACGATGAAGTTGGCGTGCTTGATGGAGACCGCCGCATCGCCGATGCTGAAGCCTTTCAGGCCCGCCTCTTCGATCAGTCGCCCGGCGGTGTCGCCTTCCGGGTTCTTGAATACGGAGCCGGAGTTGGGCAGCGTCAGCGGCTGTTTTTGCCGCCTGCGGTCGAGGTGCTGGTCGATGGCTTTCTGCACGGCCATGTGGTCGCCTTTTTTCAGTTTCAGTTCGGCTTCGATGACGATGCCGCCCGGTGTGGGGAAGGTGGTTTTGCGGTACTGGAACACCAGTTCCTCACGCGTCAGCACTTCCACTTCGCCGTCGTCGTTGATGCGCGTGACGCTGCGGATGACGTCGCCGATCTCGGTGCCGTCGGCCCCGGCGTTCATCACCACCGCGCCGCCCAGCGATCCCGGGATGCCGACCAGGTCTTCGATCCCGGTCAGCGAGTACTTGGCCAGGTACTTGACGAGGTAGGACATCTTGGCGCCCGCGCCAACGCGCACGGAGGCGACTTCCTCGCCGCTCGACAGGCGCGAGAAGATCGGCGTCTGGATGGCTTTGAATATTTCCTTGATGGAGATGACGATGCCGCTGATGCCGCGGTCGGCGACCAGCAGGTTGGTGCCTTCTCCCAGCACGAAGACCGGCATCTCGCCCCGGTTCTTCAAAATGGTTTTGATGTCTTCAAGGCTCTTGGGAATGATGAAGTAGTCGGCCGGGCCGCCCACGCAAAGAGACGTGTGCCGGGACATCAGTTCGTTCTGGCGCACTTCTCCCTGAAGGGTATCCAGCCATTTCATGGATCGGGTCATGGCGTTTCTCTTGAAAAATTTTTTCCCGAGTATGGTTTTGGGCACATCGGTGACGGTTGCAAAGTGGACGTTGTGCCCGTGATTCATGTGGGCGAAACGGATGAGTCTGGATTTCCAGGGATCGTTCAGCATGCAGAGGCATCCTTTCCTGCGTTCCCGCCGCGGAGCCCGGCGGGGAGGTTGGCGATCAGTTCCCGTCCCAGTTCCCAGATGTTCCCCGCGCCCAGCGTCAGCAGCACATCGCCGGGCTGGAGGAGGTGGGTCAGGCGGTCCTGAGTGTCGTTGCGGTCCTTGCGGTGTTCCACGTGCTTGTGGCCGAAGTCCTTGATGCCTTCGACCAGGCGTTCGGCGGTCACGCCTTCGATCGGGTCTTCGCCTGCCGCGTAGATGTCGTTGACGATCACGTGATCGGCGTGGTGAAACGAAGACCAGAATTGTTTCAGTAAAGATTTCGTGCGCGAGTAACGGTGCGGCTGGAACACGACCACGAGGCGGCGGTCCGGCCAGACTTCGCGCACGGTGCGCAGCGTTGCCTGAATTTCGACCGGGTGGTGGCCGTAATCATCGACCACCACCAGCGGCTCGGTGTCGTGAATGATTTCGAAGCGGCGCTGCACGCCGCGGAACTGTTTCAGGGCGTCGGCGAGGATGTCGAAAGTCAGGTTGAGTTCCATCGCCACCGCCACCGCCGCCAGCGTGTTGAGCACGTTGTGGCGTCCGGGCGCGACGGAATGCAGCGTGCCCAGTGATCGGCCCTGATGGAACACGTCGAACCAGGTGTCGAGACCTTTGAAGCGGATGTTGCGCGCCGTGTAGTCGGCCTGGCTCGTCAACCCGTAGGTGATGAAGCGTTTTTCCACGTGCGGGATCAGCGACTGAATTTCGACCTCGTCGAGACA of Nitrospina watsonii contains these proteins:
- a CDS encoding D-alanine--D-alanine ligase, whose amino-acid sequence is MQSLNDKTIGVLMGGLSQEREVSLTTGREVLNAIQRLGLKAVGIDADHDVMTKIKEASIDLAFVALHGTYGEDGTIQGLLEYAGIPYTGSGVLGSAVAYNKVTSKEIFMQNAIPTAPYQVLRQGERDAFQRQLELPVVVKPSDQGSSLGVTIVREAGEFEAALDLAFRYTEEVVIEQFIDGKLLAIGMHGEQPMPIVHIRPKSGFYDYESKYTQGKTEYLCPAALTMVERETCQQVATGTFKILKGRGFPRVDVILSDDGVPYVLEMNTVPGMTPTSLLPMAAKEAGLSFDDLVLEILKTAQRDYTD
- the murB gene encoding UDP-N-acetylmuramate dehydrogenase, yielding MLNDPWKSRLIRFAHMNHGHNVHFATVTDVPKTILGKKFFKRNAMTRSMKWLDTLQGEVRQNELMSRHTSLCVGGPADYFIIPKSLEDIKTILKNRGEMPVFVLGEGTNLLVADRGISGIVISIKEIFKAIQTPIFSRLSSGEEVASVRVGAGAKMSYLVKYLAKYSLTGIEDLVGIPGSLGGAVVMNAGADGTEIGDVIRSVTRINDDGEVEVLTREELVFQYRKTTFPTPGGIVIEAELKLKKGDHMAVQKAIDQHLDRRRQKQPLTLPNSGSVFKNPEGDTAGRLIEEAGLKGFSIGDAAVSIKHANFIVNQGGAAAADILELIETVQKVVKDKTGIDLETEIVVTGDWD
- the murC gene encoding UDP-N-acetylmuramate--L-alanine ligase, whose amino-acid sequence is MFLGKTRRIHFIGIGGAGMSGIAEVLINQGYEVTGSDLSRSPVTEHLEKAGATIHYGHAARNVADCQVVVTSSAVKADNVEVKAARDQSVPVIRRAEMLAELMRMKYGIAIAGTHGKTTTTSLVGTLLAGGGLDPTVVIGGKLKSVGSHAQLGQSQFLVAEADESDGSFLKLTPTVVVVTTLDEEHMEFYGTLDTMKEAFLSFINKVPFYGTAVLCLDEVEIQSLIPHVEKRFITYGLTSQADYTARNIRFKGLDTWFDVFHQGRSLGTLHSVAPGRHNVLNTLAAVAVAMELNLTFDILADALKQFRGVQRRFEIIHDTEPLVVVDDYGHHPVEIQATLRTVREVWPDRRLVVVFQPHRYSRTKSLLKQFWSSFHHADHVIVNDIYAAGEDPIEGVTAERLVEGIKDFGHKHVEHRKDRNDTQDRLTHLLQPGDVLLTLGAGNIWELGRELIANLPAGLRGGNAGKDASAC